The following proteins come from a genomic window of Mycobacterium sp. DL:
- a CDS encoding metallophosphoesterase translates to MTSDDRRPTLWAVSDLHTGHTGNKPVTESLHPASPDDWLIVAGDVAERTDEIRWALDVLRKRFAKVIWIPGNHELWTTQRDPMQIHGKARYDYLVNMCDEMGIVTPEHPYPVWTEEGGPATIVPMFLLYDYSFLPQGAGTKAEGLAIARERNIVGTDEYLLSSEPYATRDAWCRDRVAYTRKRLEDLDWMMPTVQVNHFPMVREPCDAMFYPEFALWCGTTATADWHTRYNAVCSVYGHLHIPRTTWYDGVRFEEVSVGYPREWRRRRPYRWLRQILPDPKYAPGYLNEFGGHFQITQEMREHAETMQQRIKDRA, encoded by the coding sequence GTGACCAGTGACGACCGACGTCCGACGTTGTGGGCCGTCAGTGACCTCCATACCGGACACACCGGGAACAAGCCGGTGACCGAGTCGCTGCACCCCGCCTCACCCGATGACTGGCTGATCGTGGCCGGCGACGTGGCCGAGCGCACCGACGAGATCCGGTGGGCCCTCGACGTGCTGCGCAAACGTTTCGCGAAAGTGATCTGGATCCCGGGCAATCACGAGCTGTGGACCACCCAGCGCGACCCGATGCAGATCCACGGGAAGGCCCGCTACGACTATCTCGTCAACATGTGCGACGAGATGGGCATCGTGACCCCCGAGCACCCGTACCCGGTCTGGACCGAGGAGGGTGGTCCGGCGACCATCGTCCCGATGTTCCTGCTGTACGACTACTCGTTCCTGCCGCAGGGGGCGGGCACCAAGGCTGAGGGCCTGGCGATCGCACGAGAGCGCAACATCGTCGGCACCGACGAGTACCTGCTGTCCTCGGAGCCCTACGCCACGCGCGACGCCTGGTGCCGCGACCGGGTCGCCTACACCCGCAAACGACTCGAGGATCTGGACTGGATGATGCCGACCGTCCAGGTGAACCACTTCCCGATGGTGCGCGAACCGTGCGACGCGATGTTCTATCCGGAGTTCGCGCTGTGGTGCGGGACCACCGCCACCGCGGACTGGCACACCCGCTACAACGCCGTCTGCTCGGTCTACGGACACCTGCACATCCCACGCACCACCTGGTACGACGGGGTGCGCTTCGAGGAAGTGTCGGTCGGCTATCCGCGGGAATGGCGGCGCCGCAGGCCGTATCGATGGCTTCGCCAGATCCTGCCGGACCCGAAGTACGCGCCGGGCTATCTCAACGAGTTCGGCGGGCATTTCCAGATCACCCAGGAGATGCGCGAGCACGCCGAGACGATGCAGCAGCGGATCAAG